The following coding sequences lie in one Patescibacteria group bacterium genomic window:
- the frr gene encoding ribosome recycling factor, whose protein sequence is MYKQILDNLKPEFEKTIAFLKIEMAKIKTSRATPAMVEDIEISCYNQKFPLKQLASISIPQSRLITIQPWDKAILQDIEKGIRAKSGFSPIVDGDLIRINIPSLDEEQRKEYVKIVSEKAEEARISIRLNREKTWKEIQELEKKGEIREDDKFRAKDELQKMIDDFNSKVDEMKKNKESEIMTV, encoded by the coding sequence ATGTATAAACAAATATTAGACAATTTAAAACCGGAATTTGAAAAAACAATAGCTTTTTTAAAAATTGAGATGGCGAAAATTAAGACCAGCCGCGCAACGCCGGCAATGGTTGAAGATATTGAAATCAGCTGCTACAACCAAAAATTCCCATTAAAACAACTTGCTTCTATAAGTATTCCCCAGTCGCGCTTAATCACTATCCAGCCATGGGACAAAGCGATTCTACAGGATATAGAAAAAGGAATTAGGGCCAAGTCCGGCTTCAGTCCGATTGTTGATGGCGATTTAATCAGGATAAATATTCCTTCTTTAGACGAAGAGCAGAGAAAAGAATATGTGAAAATAGTTTCTGAAAAAGCCGAAGAAGCGAGAATTTCTATTCGTTTAAATCGGGAAAAAACCTGGAAAGAAATTCAGGAATTGGAGAAAAAGGGTGAAATTCGTGAAGATGATAAATTCCGCGCCAAAGACGAATTGCAGAAAATGATAGATGATTTCAACAGCAAAGTTGATGAGATGAAAAAAAACAAAGAATCTGAGATAATGACGGTTTAA